A part of Solea solea chromosome 8, fSolSol10.1, whole genome shotgun sequence genomic DNA contains:
- the myl2b gene encoding myosin, light chain 2b, regulatory, cardiac, slow produces MSPKKAKKRAEGASSNVFSMFEQAQIQEFKEAFTIMDQNRDGFIDKNDLRDTFAALGRLNVKQEEIDDMLKEAPGPVNFTVFLTMFGEKLKGADPEETILNAFKVFDPEANGTLKKDYITEMLTTQADRFSPEEMEQMFAAFPPDVAGNLDYKNLVHIITHGEEKDQE; encoded by the exons ATG TCGCCCAAAAAAGCAAAGAAGAGAGCGGAGGGAGCCAGCTCCAACGTCTTCTCCATGTTTGAACAGGCCCAGATCCAGGAGTTCAAAGAG GCTTTCACCATCATGGACCAAAACAGAGACGGCTTCATTGACAAGAACGACCTGAGGGACACGTTTGCAGCTTTAG GCCGTTTAAATGTCAAACAGGAGGAGATTGATGATATGCTGAAAGAGGCACCGGGGCCCGTTAATTTCACAGTCTTTCTCACTATGTTTGGAGAGAAGCTAAAGG GCGCTGACCCAGAGGAGACCATTCTCAACGCTTTCAAAGTCTTTGATCCTGAGGCAAATGGAACGTTAAAGAAAGACTA TATCACAGAGATGCTGACGACACAGGCGGACAGGTTCTCACCTGAGGAG ATGGAGCAGATGTTTGCAGCTTTCCCTCCAGATGTAGCAGGGAACCTCGACTACAAGAACCTGGTCCATATCATCACACACGGTGAAGAAAAAGACCAGGAATAG
- the ppp1cc gene encoding serine/threonine-protein phosphatase PP1-gamma catalytic subunit A, which translates to MADVDKLNIDSIIQRLLEVRGAKPGKNVQLQENEIRGLCLKSREIFLSQPILLELEAPLKICGDIHGQYYDLLRLFEYGGFPPESNYLFLGDYVDRGKQSLETICLLLAYKIKYPENFFLLRGNHECASINRIYGFYDECKRRYNIKLWKTFTDCFNCLPIAAIVDEKIFCCHGGLSPDLQSMEQIRRIMRPTDVPDQGLLCDLLWSDPDKDVLGWGENDRGVSFTFGSEVVAKFLHKHDLDLICRAHQVVEDGYEFFAKRQLVTLFSAPNYCGEFDNAGAMMSVDETLMCSFQILKPAEKKKPNGSRPVTPPRNMVTKQAKK; encoded by the exons ATGGCTGATGTTGACAAGCTCAACATAGACAGTATCATCCAACGTCTTTTAGAAG TCAGAGGAGCAAAACCTGGCAAAAATGTGCAGCTCCAGGAGAATGAGATCCGTGGATTATGCCTTAAGTCCAGGGAGATCTTTCTCAGTCAGCCCATTCTCCTGGAGCTGGAAGCTCCTCTCAAGATATGTG GAGACATCCATGGGCAATACTATGACCTGCTAAGGCTGTTTGAGTACGGAGGCTTCCCTCCAGAGAGTAACTACCTGTTTCTGGGAGACTATGTGGACAGGGGGAAGCAGTCTCTGGAAACCATCTGTCTTCTGCTGGCATACAAAATCAAATACCCTGAGAACTTCTTCCTGCTGAGGGGAAACCACGAGTGTGCTTCAATCAACAGAATATATGGTTTCTATGACGAGT GTAAACGAAGGTACAACATCAAACTGTGGAAGACGTTCACAGATTGTTTCAACTGCCTCCCAATTGCCGCCATTGTTGATGAGAAGATCTTTTGCTGCCACGGAG GACTGTCACCTGACCTTCAGTCCATGGAGCAGATCAGACGCATCATGCGCCCCACTGATGTGCCGGACCAGGGTCTGCTGTGTGATCTGCTGTGGTCTGATCCAGATAAGGATGTGCTGGGCTGGGGAGAGAACGACAGAGGCGTATCATTTACCTTTGGCTCAGAGGTGGTGGCCAAGTTCCTACATAAACATGATCTGGATCTGATCTGCCGTGCCCATCAG GTTGTTGAGGATGGATATGAATTTTTTGCAAAGAGGCAGCTTGTCACTTTGTTCTCCGCTCCTAACTATTGTGGGGAGTTTGACAATGCTGGCGCCATGATGAGTGTGGATGAGACCCTCATGTGCTCTTTTCAG ATTTTGAAACCAGCTGAAAAGAAGAAGCCCAATGGCAGCCGTCCGGTGACTCCACCACGTAACATGGTGACCAAGCAAGCCAAGAAATGA